The Reichenbachiella carrageenanivorans region AGCTACCTTGTATCAAGTCGAACGAATGACGCACCACCACCGCAGGAATCACCCCAAACAAATTGGAAATGATGATAAAGACAGTACCGAAAATCAAATGATACTTATACTTAAGTAAATACTTATTCAGATGTGCGAGGTCTTTCATTCAGAATGGCCAGAAATGATGCTTTATAAATTGCAATAATACAAAGTTCAAACGGCAATATTTTTTGAAAGTTCGCATTATCTAACAATAAAAATAGGAGAGATCAGGGCATTTGAAAATTTAATTAATCAATAACTAATGTCATTTATCTGATTAAAAATATTCTACCTTTGCGCTTATTTTCAATACCCGACAACGTTAGCAATCATAAACCCAAAAATATGATAGAAGTGAACGAACCACTGAAAAGAGACGAAGTGTCATTGTTTTCAGGAATAGAAGAAATGAACCACGAGCAGGTAGTTTTTTGTCATGACAAAGCTACAGGACTAAAGGCCATCATAGCCATTCACAACACGGTGCTGGGGCCAGCCATGGGCGGCACCAGAATGTGGCATTATACTTCTGATCAAGAAGCCCTGACAGATGTCTTAAGATTGTCTAGAGGCATGACCTTGAAAAACGCAATCGCTGGTTTGAATATTGGGGGAGGTAAAGCCGTCTTGATCGGCGATGCTCGAAAGTTAAAAAACGAAGCCTTGATGAGACGCTTCGGTAAATTTGTAAACAGCCTTGGTGGTAAATACTGGACCGCCGAAGACGTAAACATGAGTACCAAAGACATGGAGTACGTACGCATGGAAACCCCATACGTGACTGGCTTACCCGATTTTATGGGCGGGTCTGGCGACCCTTCTCCTGTAACTGCCTATGGTGTATACATGGGAATGAAAGCAGCCGCTAAAAAAGCATACGGTTCGGAGAAACTCGAAGGCAAAAAAATATTGGTGCAAGGCACTGGCAATGTGGGCACCTATCTGATAGAAAATCTGATCAAAGAAAATGCTCAGGTGATGATCTCAGATATCTTTGAAGACAAAATTAAAAAAGTAACCGACCGCTTCCCTGTGGAAGTAGTAGCAGCAGATCAGGTCTTTGATTCGGCTTTCGATATCTACGCACCCTGCGCACTTGGCGGCACTTTGAATGACGAAAATATTACCAAGCTCAACTGCGACATTATAGCAGGTGGAGCTAATAACCAATTGCTCGATGAAAATATTCACGGCAAAGCCCTAGTAAATAAAGGCATATTGTACGCCCCAGACTTCCTAATCAATGGCGGTGGCATTACCAATGTGTACTACGAATACGAAGGCAATTACAATAGAGACAGAGTGATGAGCCAGACCGAGCGTATCTTCGACACTACCCTTGAGGTATTTGATAGATGCACACAGACAGGCGTAACACCGCAGGCAGCTGCTATCCAAATTGCTGAAAACAGAATCGCAGCGATTGGAAATAA contains the following coding sequences:
- a CDS encoding Glu/Leu/Phe/Val dehydrogenase dimerization domain-containing protein; amino-acid sequence: MIEVNEPLKRDEVSLFSGIEEMNHEQVVFCHDKATGLKAIIAIHNTVLGPAMGGTRMWHYTSDQEALTDVLRLSRGMTLKNAIAGLNIGGGKAVLIGDARKLKNEALMRRFGKFVNSLGGKYWTAEDVNMSTKDMEYVRMETPYVTGLPDFMGGSGDPSPVTAYGVYMGMKAAAKKAYGSEKLEGKKILVQGTGNVGTYLIENLIKENAQVMISDIFEDKIKKVTDRFPVEVVAADQVFDSAFDIYAPCALGGTLNDENITKLNCDIIAGGANNQLLDENIHGKALVNKGILYAPDFLINGGGITNVYYEYEGNYNRDRVMSQTERIFDTTLEVFDRCTQTGVTPQAAAIQIAENRIAAIGNNKLPL